The following coding sequences lie in one Stigmatella aurantiaca genomic window:
- a CDS encoding DcrB-related protein, with amino-acid sequence MSSHFIRHGALQLSLPEGWFDASQVVAVGPEDNGFRANLVVSIEPTAPGETVQQFAARTLAGVRQSSEAFALGEERAATFGPHTGVLRECTFNLQGTRLSQLQFIVVKELVGYLFIYTQRPEKLAQTRHVAETFFTTAQLDSKAAPPKTEKGLGTFW; translated from the coding sequence ATGAGTTCACACTTCATCCGGCATGGCGCCTTGCAGCTCTCCCTTCCCGAAGGATGGTTCGACGCGAGCCAGGTCGTCGCGGTGGGCCCCGAGGACAACGGCTTTCGCGCGAACCTGGTGGTGTCGATCGAGCCCACCGCCCCGGGTGAGACGGTCCAGCAGTTCGCGGCGAGGACCCTCGCGGGCGTGCGTCAATCGTCCGAGGCCTTCGCGCTCGGGGAGGAGCGGGCAGCCACCTTTGGCCCGCACACGGGCGTCCTGCGCGAGTGCACCTTCAACCTCCAGGGCACCCGCCTGTCCCAGCTGCAGTTCATCGTGGTGAAGGAGCTGGTGGGCTACCTGTTCATCTACACCCAGCGCCCCGAGAAGCTGGCCCAGACGCGCCACGTGGCCGAGACCTTCTTCACCACGGCCCAGCTGGACTCCAAGGCGGCCCCGCCCAAGACCGAGAAGGGGCTTGGCACCTTCTGGTGA
- a CDS encoding SDR family NAD(P)-dependent oxidoreductase, protein MAKRAALGAAGIVGMAVGAGVFLSAAARRARRIELRGRVVMITGGGRGLGLAIAREFLQRGCRLALCGRDGEVIARATEDFRRQGADVFGAACDASDPVQVEAFVAQVLERFGRIDVLVNNAGQCFVGPAAELQPVDVEEALRHIFWTHYRPTMAVLPHMRSRRFGRIVNITSIGGKIPTPHQAAYAIGKYAATGWSETLTVELAKDGIHVSTLTPPPLSNGAPLHVHFNGREEEEFQWFTQVLTSPWTATRAERTARVAADAAEHGDAQRAVSAVSWLSARAQGLAPNLMARIFSFVDRKLPPSAPPGQTTKMRLGREVLASSQNARVQALGAAARADERRYQPSPGRE, encoded by the coding sequence ATGGCCAAGCGAGCGGCGCTCGGGGCAGCAGGAATCGTGGGCATGGCGGTGGGAGCGGGCGTGTTCCTGTCGGCCGCGGCCCGGCGGGCACGGCGCATCGAGCTGCGCGGACGCGTGGTGATGATCACCGGCGGCGGGCGCGGCCTGGGGCTTGCCATCGCCCGCGAGTTCCTCCAGCGCGGCTGCCGGCTCGCCCTCTGTGGCCGGGATGGGGAGGTCATCGCCCGGGCCACGGAGGACTTCCGGCGCCAAGGCGCCGACGTCTTCGGCGCGGCGTGTGACGCGAGCGATCCTGTCCAGGTGGAGGCCTTCGTCGCCCAGGTGCTCGAGCGCTTCGGACGAATCGATGTGCTCGTGAACAACGCGGGCCAGTGCTTCGTCGGGCCCGCGGCCGAGCTGCAACCCGTGGACGTCGAGGAGGCCCTGCGCCACATCTTCTGGACGCACTACCGGCCCACGATGGCCGTCCTGCCCCACATGCGCTCACGCCGCTTCGGGCGCATCGTCAACATCACCTCCATCGGCGGAAAGATTCCCACCCCCCACCAGGCCGCCTACGCCATCGGCAAGTACGCGGCCACGGGCTGGTCCGAGACCCTCACCGTGGAGTTGGCCAAGGACGGCATCCACGTCAGCACCCTCACCCCGCCCCCGCTGAGCAACGGAGCGCCGCTGCACGTCCACTTCAACGGACGCGAGGAGGAGGAGTTCCAGTGGTTCACCCAGGTCCTGACCTCGCCCTGGACGGCCACCCGCGCCGAGCGCACCGCGCGCGTGGCCGCTGATGCGGCCGAGCATGGGGATGCGCAGCGGGCCGTCTCGGCCGTGTCATGGCTGAGCGCCCGGGCCCAGGGCCTGGCGCCCAACCTCATGGCGCGGATCTTCTCCTTCGTCGACCGCAAACTCCCTCCCTCGGCGCCCCCGGGCCAGACCACGAAGATGCGCCTGGGCCGCGAGGTGCTCGCCAGCAGCCAGAACGCGCGGGTTCAGGCGCTGGGCGCGGCGGCCCGGGCCGATGAGCGGCGCTATCAGCCCTCGCCCGGCCGGGAGTGA
- a CDS encoding dienelactone hydrolase family protein, whose translation MPVQAIDIQTPAGTLDAKLFHPDGPGQWPAVIMITDAGGIRPVFDAMAERVAMAGYTVLLPNVYYREGRAPLPGMEGSFADEAFRNRIMGLISTLTPERIQTDAAAELGFLAGHGRVKGPGVGVVGYCMGGSISVRMMAGFPDRVVAAASYHGGRLATDAPDSPHLLAGQLKGELYFGHADQDALMPAEAIARLEAALKAAGVKHQSELYTGARHGFAVEGSPAYDKEAAKWHWQTLLALLGRTLGT comes from the coding sequence ATGCCTGTGCAGGCCATCGATATCCAGACGCCCGCAGGAACGCTCGATGCGAAGCTCTTCCACCCGGATGGCCCGGGGCAGTGGCCCGCCGTCATCATGATCACCGACGCGGGGGGCATTCGTCCCGTGTTCGACGCCATGGCGGAGCGGGTGGCCATGGCGGGGTACACCGTGCTCCTTCCCAACGTCTATTACCGGGAGGGCCGCGCGCCGTTGCCGGGCATGGAAGGCTCATTCGCGGATGAGGCCTTCCGCAATCGCATCATGGGGCTCATCAGCACGCTGACCCCCGAGCGCATCCAGACCGATGCCGCCGCGGAACTCGGCTTCCTCGCCGGACACGGCCGGGTGAAGGGGCCGGGGGTGGGGGTGGTGGGCTATTGCATGGGCGGTTCCATCTCCGTGCGGATGATGGCCGGTTTCCCGGACCGGGTCGTCGCGGCGGCCTCCTACCATGGCGGCCGGCTCGCCACGGACGCCCCCGACAGTCCCCACCTCCTCGCGGGCCAGCTGAAGGGGGAGCTCTACTTCGGGCACGCCGACCAGGATGCGCTCATGCCCGCCGAAGCCATCGCGCGGCTGGAGGCGGCCTTGAAGGCCGCGGGCGTCAAACACCAGTCCGAGCTCTACACGGGCGCGCGCCATGGGTTCGCCGTGGAGGGCTCACCGGCCTACGACAAGGAGGCCGCCAAGTGGCACTGGCAGACCCTGCTGGCCCTGTTGGGCCGGACGCTCGGGACGTGA
- a CDS encoding ABC transporter ATP-binding protein, with protein sequence MTPTSTKAGTSSLKNILPVLRMVWDAGPGVVVVNLALRMTAALIPVAVLAVSRWIVDAAVAQASSEREMTRQLVGLVALEFGLAALGGILSRAIQYANVVLAEKYTRHVSLRLMEHASQLDLATYEDPSFYDRLERARVQATDRLVMVEAIARFLQQGVTTVSLCIGIFVFSPWILLNIIVCLIPATLAEARFGAQLYAMNFRHTPKRRELEYLRQLGASKESAKELKLFGLSPFLMQRYETLSGKIIEDVLGHWKRAFPRLSLLAMLGTLGYYGAYAFVVYQTAHGELTVGQLTFLIGAIAGANRTFQDLFVSAVGIIDQSLYISDMLAFFAMRPVIRSGEKALKVPRPIRQGFEFREVSFTYPGRTQPVLQGASFRLAPGERIALIGENGQGKTTLIKLMMRLYDPTSGQILLDGIDLREYDLQDLWSQIGVIFQDFARYEMTASDNIAVGRIEWRTDRERITDASRKSLANTVIDKLPLGYEQMLGRRFEGGVDLSGGEWQKIALGRAYMRDAQFLVLDEPTAALDAQAELDVFNRFGELTSGKMALLISHRFSTVRMADRILVLRDGRISEEGSHDQLMARGGGYAAMYELQASRYR encoded by the coding sequence GTGACTCCAACAAGCACGAAGGCGGGCACGTCCTCGCTCAAGAACATCCTCCCGGTGCTGCGGATGGTCTGGGACGCGGGCCCTGGCGTGGTGGTGGTCAACCTGGCCCTGCGCATGACCGCGGCGCTGATTCCCGTGGCGGTGCTGGCCGTGTCGCGCTGGATCGTCGATGCGGCGGTCGCCCAGGCGTCCTCGGAAAGGGAGATGACCCGGCAGTTGGTGGGGCTGGTCGCGCTCGAGTTCGGTCTGGCCGCCCTCGGAGGAATCCTCTCCCGCGCCATCCAGTACGCCAACGTCGTGCTCGCCGAGAAGTACACACGGCACGTCAGCCTGCGCCTGATGGAGCATGCCTCCCAGCTGGACCTGGCGACCTACGAGGACCCCTCCTTCTACGACCGGCTGGAGCGCGCACGCGTACAGGCCACGGACCGGCTCGTCATGGTCGAGGCCATTGCCCGCTTTCTGCAACAGGGGGTCACCACGGTGAGCCTCTGCATCGGCATCTTCGTGTTCTCGCCGTGGATCCTCCTGAACATCATCGTCTGTCTCATCCCGGCGACGCTGGCCGAGGCCCGCTTCGGCGCCCAGCTCTACGCCATGAACTTCCGGCACACGCCCAAGCGGCGTGAGCTCGAATACCTGCGCCAGCTCGGGGCCAGCAAGGAGAGCGCCAAGGAGCTCAAGCTCTTTGGCCTGAGCCCCTTCCTGATGCAGCGCTACGAGACCCTCTCGGGGAAGATCATCGAGGACGTCCTGGGCCACTGGAAGCGCGCCTTCCCGCGCCTGTCCCTGCTGGCCATGCTGGGCACCCTTGGCTACTACGGCGCCTATGCCTTCGTCGTGTACCAGACCGCGCACGGTGAACTGACCGTAGGACAGCTCACCTTCTTGATTGGCGCGATCGCCGGAGCGAACCGCACCTTTCAGGACCTCTTCGTCTCCGCGGTGGGCATCATCGATCAGTCCCTCTACATCAGCGACATGCTCGCGTTCTTCGCGATGCGGCCCGTCATCCGCTCGGGAGAGAAGGCGCTCAAGGTCCCGCGGCCGATCCGGCAAGGCTTCGAGTTCCGGGAGGTCTCCTTCACGTATCCAGGCCGGACGCAGCCCGTGCTCCAGGGCGCGAGCTTCCGGCTGGCTCCCGGCGAACGCATCGCGCTCATTGGCGAGAATGGCCAGGGCAAGACGACCCTCATCAAGCTCATGATGCGGCTTTATGATCCCACCTCGGGCCAGATCCTCCTCGATGGCATCGACCTGCGGGAGTACGACCTCCAGGATCTCTGGAGCCAGATCGGTGTGATCTTCCAGGACTTCGCCCGCTACGAGATGACGGCGTCCGACAACATCGCCGTGGGCCGCATCGAGTGGCGCACCGACCGGGAGCGCATCACGGACGCGTCCCGGAAGAGCCTCGCCAACACGGTGATCGACAAGCTCCCCCTGGGCTACGAGCAGATGCTGGGCCGGCGCTTCGAGGGCGGCGTCGACCTCTCCGGTGGCGAGTGGCAGAAGATCGCGCTCGGGCGGGCGTACATGCGCGATGCGCAGTTCCTGGTGCTGGACGAGCCGACGGCCGCGCTGGATGCCCAGGCCGAGCTCGACGTCTTCAACCGCTTTGGCGAGCTGACGAGCGGCAAGATGGCGCTCCTCATCTCCCACCGCTTCTCGACCGTGCGGATGGCCGATCGCATTCTCGTCCTCAGAGACGGACGGATCTCCGAGGAAGGCTCTCACGACCAGCTCATGGCCCGTGGAGGCGGTTATGCGGCCATGTATGAGCTTCAGGCCTCACGGTACCGCTAA
- the tal gene encoding transaldolase: MNPLRQLAELGQSIWVDNLQRSYITKGTLKKLIDEDGLTGLTSNPTIFQKAVSGSEDYEDLFNEAKGKGLSGNDLYEKLAVRDVQGAADILRPVYDARKGQDGYASLEVSPLLAHDTQATLEEARRLWKTLSRPNVMIKVPGTEAGVPAFEQLTAEGINVNVTLLFSQERYRQIAEAYISGLEKLAASGGDVSKVASVASFFISRIDAIVDKEVEKKVKAGVTAEQKKALDALSGKVAIANAKLAYRTYKELFSSARWKALSGKGARVQRVLWASTSTKNPQLRDVLYVEELIGRDTVNTLPPATIDAFRDHGKVRPSLEEDLAGAEETMRQLETSGISIKKVTEELATDGIRLFEESFDKLLSAVGEKLGAK; encoded by the coding sequence ATGAACCCGCTTCGACAGCTTGCCGAGCTTGGCCAATCCATCTGGGTGGACAACCTCCAGCGCAGCTACATCACGAAGGGCACCCTGAAGAAGCTCATCGATGAGGATGGGCTCACGGGGCTCACCTCCAACCCCACCATCTTCCAGAAGGCGGTGTCGGGCAGCGAGGACTACGAGGACCTCTTCAACGAGGCGAAGGGCAAGGGCTTGTCTGGCAATGACCTCTACGAGAAGCTGGCGGTGCGCGACGTTCAGGGCGCGGCCGACATTCTCCGCCCGGTCTACGACGCCCGGAAGGGCCAGGACGGCTATGCCTCGCTGGAGGTCTCCCCCCTGCTCGCGCACGACACCCAGGCCACGCTGGAGGAGGCCCGGCGGCTGTGGAAGACGCTCTCCCGGCCCAATGTGATGATCAAGGTCCCGGGGACCGAGGCTGGGGTACCGGCCTTCGAGCAGCTCACCGCCGAGGGCATCAACGTCAACGTGACGCTGCTCTTCAGCCAGGAGCGGTACCGGCAGATCGCCGAGGCCTACATCTCCGGGCTGGAGAAGCTCGCCGCCTCCGGCGGGGACGTGAGCAAGGTCGCCAGCGTGGCGTCGTTCTTCATCAGCCGCATCGATGCCATCGTCGACAAGGAGGTGGAGAAGAAGGTGAAGGCGGGCGTCACCGCCGAGCAGAAGAAGGCGCTCGACGCCCTGAGCGGCAAGGTGGCCATCGCCAACGCGAAGCTGGCCTACCGCACCTACAAGGAGCTCTTCAGCAGCGCGCGCTGGAAGGCGCTCTCGGGCAAGGGGGCGCGGGTGCAGCGCGTGCTCTGGGCCAGCACCAGCACCAAGAATCCCCAGCTCCGGGACGTGCTCTACGTGGAGGAGCTCATCGGCCGCGACACCGTGAACACCCTGCCGCCGGCCACCATCGATGCCTTCCGGGACCACGGGAAGGTGCGCCCGAGCCTGGAGGAGGATCTCGCGGGCGCCGAGGAGACGATGCGCCAACTGGAGACGAGCGGCATCTCGATCAAGAAAGTCACCGAGGAGCTGGCCACCGACGGCATCCGGCTGTTCGAGGAGTCCTTCGACAAGCTCCTCTCCGCGGTGGGCGAGAAGCTCGGCGCGAAGTAG
- a CDS encoding ankyrin repeat domain-containing protein, with protein sequence MNPKTVTKGSSDLSAKNLADDGDSAVLDLARTAFTHARAGNVPPLTAMLDAGLPVRLRNERGDSLLMLASYYGHLEAVRLLLERGADPEQTNDAGQTPLAGAAFKGEAAIAMLLLDHGARVDGTGDDGRTALMFAAMFDKLDIVELLLQRGASREHRDADQRTALDYARALGARRSATRLESPAS encoded by the coding sequence ATGAACCCGAAGACCGTGACGAAGGGCAGCAGCGACCTGTCCGCCAAGAACCTGGCCGATGACGGCGACAGCGCCGTGCTGGACCTGGCAAGGACCGCCTTCACCCATGCACGCGCGGGGAACGTCCCGCCTCTGACCGCGATGCTCGACGCGGGACTGCCCGTGAGGCTGCGCAACGAGCGGGGCGATTCGCTGTTGATGCTCGCCAGCTACTACGGCCACCTGGAGGCGGTCCGCCTGCTGCTGGAGCGCGGAGCGGATCCGGAGCAGACCAACGATGCCGGGCAGACGCCGCTGGCCGGGGCGGCCTTCAAGGGTGAGGCCGCCATCGCCATGCTGCTCCTGGACCATGGGGCGCGGGTGGATGGCACGGGAGACGATGGGCGCACGGCGCTGATGTTCGCTGCCATGTTCGACAAGCTGGACATCGTGGAGCTGCTGCTCCAGCGCGGCGCGAGCCGGGAGCATCGGGACGCGGACCAGCGCACGGCGCTGGACTATGCCCGGGCACTCGGGGCACGGCGCTCGGCCACCCGGCTGGAATCCCCGGCGTCCTGA
- a CDS encoding catalase, with amino-acid sequence MSQRPTLTTEAGAPVSDNQHSQTAGPHGPVLLQDHHLLEKLARFNRERIPERVVHAVGSGAYGTFEVTSKDVPRYTRMKLFGEVGKKTEVFLRFSTVAGSKGAPDTARDPRGFAVRFYTEDGNWDLVGNNTPVFFLRDGIKFPDFIHSQKYDPYTNRQEPNNVWDFFSYSPEATHQFTWLFGDRGIPATLRHMDGFGSHTFQWVNAQGERFWVKFHFKTDQGIRTLTTPEAEALGGKDPQHHQRDLYQAIERGEVPSWTLKVQVMPEAEAANYRFNPFDLTKVWPHKDYPLMEVGKLVLHRTPDNFFAEVEQAALDPANFVPGIGPSPDRMLQARLFAYGDAHRYRLGINSTQLPVNSPKGVKGGARNYGRDGAMRFDGNGGRGPNYEPNSFNGPAQTDEAPGVGYEASGRTGTYVHGKHAEDNDFVQAGALYRRMTAPEKQRLVENISGSLAQVSREDIITRAIAHFRAADEEYGSRIATAVQQLRRAR; translated from the coding sequence ATGTCCCAGCGTCCCACCCTGACTACCGAAGCGGGAGCCCCTGTCTCCGACAACCAGCACTCGCAGACGGCGGGACCCCATGGCCCGGTGCTGCTGCAGGACCACCACCTGCTGGAGAAGCTGGCCCGCTTCAACCGCGAGCGCATCCCGGAGCGCGTGGTGCACGCGGTGGGCTCTGGCGCCTACGGCACCTTCGAAGTGACCTCCAAGGACGTGCCGCGCTACACGCGCATGAAGCTCTTCGGCGAGGTGGGCAAGAAGACCGAGGTCTTCCTGCGCTTCTCCACCGTGGCGGGCTCCAAGGGCGCGCCCGACACCGCCAGAGACCCCCGGGGCTTCGCCGTGCGCTTCTACACGGAGGACGGCAACTGGGACTTGGTGGGCAACAACACGCCGGTGTTCTTCCTGCGCGACGGCATCAAGTTCCCGGACTTCATCCACTCGCAGAAGTACGACCCGTACACGAACCGCCAGGAGCCCAACAACGTCTGGGACTTCTTCTCCTACTCGCCGGAGGCCACGCACCAGTTCACCTGGCTGTTCGGTGACCGTGGCATCCCGGCGACGCTGCGGCACATGGACGGCTTCGGCTCGCACACCTTCCAGTGGGTGAACGCCCAGGGCGAACGCTTCTGGGTGAAGTTCCACTTCAAGACGGACCAGGGCATCCGCACCCTCACCACCCCGGAGGCGGAGGCCCTCGGCGGCAAGGATCCGCAACACCACCAGCGCGACCTGTACCAGGCCATCGAGCGCGGCGAGGTCCCCTCGTGGACGCTCAAGGTCCAGGTGATGCCGGAGGCGGAGGCCGCGAACTACCGCTTCAACCCGTTCGATCTCACCAAGGTGTGGCCCCACAAGGACTACCCGCTCATGGAGGTGGGCAAGCTCGTCCTCCACCGCACCCCGGACAACTTCTTCGCGGAGGTGGAGCAGGCGGCGTTGGATCCCGCGAACTTCGTGCCCGGCATTGGCCCGTCCCCGGACCGGATGCTCCAGGCGCGCCTGTTCGCCTATGGCGACGCGCACCGCTACCGGCTGGGCATCAACAGCACGCAGCTGCCGGTGAACTCCCCCAAGGGCGTGAAGGGGGGCGCGCGCAACTACGGCCGGGACGGGGCCATGCGCTTCGATGGCAACGGCGGGCGGGGCCCCAACTACGAGCCGAACAGCTTCAACGGCCCGGCGCAGACGGACGAGGCCCCCGGCGTGGGGTACGAGGCCAGCGGGAGGACGGGCACCTACGTCCACGGCAAGCACGCGGAGGACAACGACTTCGTGCAGGCCGGCGCCCTCTACCGGCGGATGACGGCCCCGGAGAAGCAGCGGCTGGTGGAGAACATCTCCGGCAGCCTCGCGCAGGTGAGCCGCGAGGACATCATCACCCGCGCCATCGCCCACTTCCGGGCCGCCGACGAGGAGTACGGCTCCCGTATCGCCACCGCCGTCCAGCAGCTCCGCCGCGCACGCTAG
- a CDS encoding LysR substrate-binding domain-containing protein: protein MASLNDISLRQLQYVVAVADLLGFRRAAEHCHVSQPALSAQIQQLEAVLGVKLFERDARRVMLTPAGEELVGRARRVLTEAEDILKAAARMGDPFAGPLHLGAIPTVAPYVLPEVIPALVKHYPKLQLRLYEEKTALLLRDMAEGRLDAALLALDAEMEKAVEHEVLSEDPFVVAAPPGHPLERKKQVQLRDLDGKDVLLLEDGHCFRSQTLALCTRVGAHEVDFRATSLTTLAQMVMAAGSVTLLPRLAVSRENRQGQLVVRPFAPPGPGRTLVLAWRTGHPRAEALRSIAGTLRPVWPRPS, encoded by the coding sequence ATGGCCTCGCTCAACGACATCTCCCTGCGGCAGCTCCAGTACGTGGTGGCGGTGGCGGACCTGCTGGGCTTCCGGCGGGCGGCCGAGCACTGCCACGTCTCCCAGCCTGCCCTGAGCGCCCAGATTCAACAGCTCGAGGCGGTGCTCGGCGTGAAGCTGTTCGAGCGCGATGCGCGCCGGGTGATGCTCACGCCCGCGGGCGAGGAGCTGGTGGGCCGGGCGCGGCGGGTGCTCACCGAGGCGGAGGACATCCTCAAGGCCGCCGCGCGGATGGGCGACCCCTTCGCGGGCCCGCTGCACCTGGGGGCCATTCCGACGGTGGCGCCCTACGTGCTGCCCGAGGTGATTCCGGCGCTGGTGAAGCACTACCCGAAGCTGCAACTGCGGCTGTACGAGGAGAAGACGGCGCTGCTCCTGCGCGACATGGCCGAGGGCCGGCTGGACGCGGCGCTGCTGGCGCTGGATGCGGAGATGGAGAAGGCGGTGGAGCACGAGGTGCTCTCGGAGGACCCCTTCGTGGTGGCGGCGCCCCCGGGGCACCCGCTGGAGCGCAAGAAGCAGGTTCAGCTCCGCGACCTGGACGGCAAGGACGTGCTGCTCCTGGAGGACGGGCACTGCTTCCGCAGCCAGACGCTGGCGCTGTGTACGCGGGTGGGGGCGCACGAGGTGGACTTCCGGGCCACGAGCCTGACGACGCTGGCCCAGATGGTCATGGCGGCTGGCAGCGTCACCCTGCTGCCCCGGCTCGCGGTGTCCAGGGAGAACCGGCAAGGGCAGCTCGTGGTGCGGCCCTTCGCCCCTCCCGGGCCCGGCCGGACACTCGTGCTGGCCTGGCGCACGGGCCACCCCCGGGCGGAGGCGCTGCGCTCCATCGCCGGGACGCTGCGCCCCGTGTGGCCCCGCCCATCTTGA
- a CDS encoding primary-amine oxidase, with amino-acid sequence MGDTSRCTWLLVALTLGGFSCAGRERRSSEPAAQALQPDHPLSAFSQAEFKQALQLLRAQGHVTETTVFPLVVPREPSKEELESFQAGSPVPRRVLVVAYEPAQNQTFEAVVRLTPPGTVESWTLIPGVQPPLSKHAFDQAKELVWRDERWTAALHRRGVDRPDHIYLDIWAMGPSEDPQRNSHRLVKALPFFKGDTHYTYARPVEGLIALVDLTEQKVVELIDQGNVPIPRDVGAYDEQSVGPLRPRPHPVVLTHPEGRNFSLAGNEVRWQNWRFRVDVHPREGPVLHLVTYADQGRERKILHRLSLSEMVVPYGDPQGTWSWRSAFDVGEYGFGDKISPLDPGADVPSNATFLPAAFADDSGKAQETPRAVALYERDGGVLWKHYDAHLKRNEARLGIELVVTFGVVVENYDYLLNYIFKQDGSLEVEAVLTGIMLAKAVPPHVGTAGHAEHDLYGHRVAEGVVAVHHQHFFSFRLDFDVDGRRNSVLEMNSAPIPPGPANPQGNAFSMRMEPLRTEMQAQRDMSLANARRWLIINPQERNGLGHPTGYALLPGENSLPFAAPDNLSRRRAGFINHAFWATRYAPGELSAAGAYPNQSQGGDGLPTWVKDDQPLVNEDVVVWYTLGVTHTPRPEEWPVMPTAHAGFKLLPVGFFTRNPALDLPEGPPR; translated from the coding sequence ATGGGCGATACATCCCGTTGCACCTGGCTTCTGGTGGCGCTGACGCTGGGAGGTTTCTCCTGCGCGGGGAGAGAGCGGCGCTCCTCGGAGCCAGCCGCTCAGGCCCTGCAGCCTGACCACCCGCTGTCGGCCTTCTCCCAGGCGGAGTTCAAACAGGCCCTTCAGCTCCTGCGCGCCCAAGGGCACGTGACGGAGACCACCGTGTTTCCCCTGGTGGTCCCCCGGGAGCCCTCCAAGGAAGAGCTGGAAAGCTTCCAGGCGGGAAGCCCCGTCCCCCGGCGAGTGCTCGTGGTGGCCTATGAGCCGGCTCAGAACCAGACCTTCGAGGCGGTGGTCCGGTTGACGCCCCCGGGAACCGTCGAGAGCTGGACGCTCATCCCCGGTGTCCAGCCGCCCCTGAGCAAGCACGCATTCGACCAGGCGAAGGAGCTGGTGTGGCGCGACGAGCGATGGACCGCCGCCTTGCACCGGCGCGGCGTGGACCGCCCCGACCACATCTACCTCGACATCTGGGCCATGGGGCCTTCGGAGGATCCCCAGCGGAACAGCCACCGGCTGGTGAAGGCCTTGCCCTTCTTCAAGGGTGACACGCACTACACCTACGCGCGGCCCGTGGAGGGGTTGATCGCGCTCGTCGACCTCACGGAGCAGAAGGTGGTGGAGCTCATCGACCAGGGGAATGTCCCGATTCCCAGGGACGTGGGGGCTTATGACGAACAGTCCGTGGGGCCGCTTCGGCCTCGTCCCCACCCGGTCGTCCTGACCCATCCGGAGGGCAGGAACTTCTCCCTCGCGGGAAATGAAGTGCGCTGGCAGAACTGGCGCTTTCGCGTGGACGTTCATCCGCGCGAAGGCCCCGTCCTCCACCTGGTCACCTACGCGGACCAGGGCCGGGAACGGAAGATCCTCCACCGCCTCTCGCTCTCCGAGATGGTGGTGCCCTACGGCGACCCCCAGGGCACGTGGTCCTGGCGAAGCGCCTTCGATGTGGGCGAGTACGGCTTCGGAGACAAGATCAGCCCTCTGGACCCGGGAGCCGACGTCCCGTCGAACGCCACCTTTCTCCCCGCTGCATTCGCGGATGACTCGGGCAAGGCCCAGGAGACCCCTCGCGCAGTGGCCCTCTATGAGCGGGACGGAGGAGTGCTCTGGAAGCACTACGACGCACACCTGAAGCGCAACGAAGCCAGGCTGGGAATCGAACTCGTGGTGACATTCGGGGTCGTCGTCGAAAACTACGACTACCTGCTCAACTACATCTTCAAGCAGGACGGCTCCCTGGAGGTCGAGGCGGTCCTGACGGGCATCATGCTAGCCAAGGCCGTGCCTCCGCACGTGGGCACGGCCGGGCATGCGGAGCATGACCTGTACGGCCACCGGGTGGCTGAAGGCGTGGTCGCGGTCCACCATCAGCACTTCTTCAGCTTCCGGCTCGACTTCGACGTGGATGGACGCCGCAACTCCGTCCTGGAGATGAACTCCGCGCCCATCCCGCCCGGCCCGGCCAACCCCCAGGGCAATGCCTTCTCCATGCGGATGGAGCCCTTGCGCACGGAGATGCAGGCCCAGCGCGACATGAGCCTCGCGAATGCCCGGCGGTGGCTGATCATCAACCCTCAGGAACGCAATGGGCTGGGACATCCCACCGGCTACGCACTCTTGCCGGGCGAGAACTCCCTCCCCTTCGCCGCCCCGGACAACCTGTCCCGCAGGCGGGCGGGCTTCATCAACCACGCCTTCTGGGCCACGCGTTACGCCCCCGGCGAGCTGAGCGCCGCAGGGGCCTACCCCAATCAAAGCCAAGGGGGCGATGGGCTTCCCACCTGGGTGAAGGACGACCAGCCCCTGGTCAACGAGGACGTGGTGGTCTGGTACACCCTGGGGGTGACGCACACCCCTCGTCCCGAGGAGTGGCCTGTCATGCCCACCGCGCACGCGGGCTTCAAATTGTTGCCCGTGGGCTTCTTCACGCGCAACCCCGCGCTCGACCTCCCCGAGGGGCCTCCCCGGTAG